From Theropithecus gelada isolate Dixy chromosome 5, Tgel_1.0, whole genome shotgun sequence:
ACCCACAGCTCACCAAAGATGAAGCTGTCCGGCCTGAAGATCTGCCCGAAGGGCCCCGAGCGCACAGAGTCCAGGGTGCCCGGCTCCAGATCCACCAGCACAGTGCGGGGCACGTACCTGCCACCTGAGAGGGGCGGGAGGGCATGAGCGAGGGGAGGGCCGCGTTCCCAGGAGGGCGGTGGGGAAGGTCGGGGTCTCACCGCACGCCTCGTTGTAGTACATGTGGACGCGCTCCAGCTGCAGGCGGCTGTCCCCGTGGTAGGTGCCAGCGGAGTCGATGGCATGCTCATCAGAGATCACCTCCCAGAACTGCGAGACAGGAGGGGCCGGACAGGCCAGGGCCAGTCACGGGGGTGCCCCatctcctctcccacccccaccctcatccGCACCCCCATCCCTAGGCCGCCGTGTCCCTGGGTCCACCCCGGCCGCCTCGCCAGCCGCCCAGTCCCACCGCGTCCCCGGCAGGgacccgcccccgcccccaccactgCCTACACCTTCCCTGGCCACCCGCAGGCCCGAGCTGGGCCCTCAGAGGCCCCGCTGCCAACCTTGGCGCCGATCTGATTCCTGCACTGCCCGGCCTGCGTGAGCACGATCTCCCTCATGGCTAAGGCGGGATCAGGGCGGCAGGAGAGACGCGAGGAGGAGGAGCAGACGCGCAGTGACCCAGCCTGCCCTCCGCCAAGGCTGAAATAGCCCCGCGCCCACCTCCCCAGCCTCGCATTGGGCTCCCAGAATAAGCAGCAGCTTTACTTGCACACAGGTGTACCCACCTGTGCATCCCTTGGCGTTGAACGTCTGTTGGGGAGCTCAGGTGTCCCTGCTGTGGTCCTTTCCACGTTGGGGAAAGTTGGTCAGCTGGAGAACTTCCTCCCACGTCTTTACTAAGACTAAATCCCTAGCTGAACTGAAACTGAATTTTCCTCCCATGTGGGAGAGGAGGACTCCAGTTTCAACACTCACAGAGTGCCTTGCACCTGCCCTAGATTGAGgacatatttttgtaattgaCGAGTCCTGCCCTCTATTAGGAGACCTGTGGTTAGGAAAGGCCTTCCGTATGTTAACTCAACAAGACTTCGTTATAAGTTTGACTTTGGAGCAGTTCAAACACACGGTAAGCTATGGGTGTTAGAGATAGGCCTCTGATTTAGCTAGAGTCTTCTTTAGAGTGGGATTAGCCCTCTCACCTTTCCAGAGGACTGCAGTCTCCATGCAGAGTGAAGGTCATATTGGATTCCTAAAGCTGAGGATAGGTGTGGGATATGCCTGCTGTGAAAGATGGGCCATTGTCACTTTGCAGGCTTTTAGATGACCCAAACTGAGGAGTTATTTCTTCTGGCAAACATTTTTCAGATGGGGTGGGAAATGCTTCGATCTAATCAGTGAAGGTATCAGTGAGCATTAGCAAATATACGAATCTCCTGTAGAAAGACAGCTGAGTAAATTAGAGTTGCCAGTTCTCACCTGGATAGGTTCCTCAATTTTGGACAGGTTTAACTGGAGAAGGAGAAAATTGCTGGCTGTTTGGGTCATGTCAGGCACAAAGCTCTCAGTGCTGAGTCACCTGTTTTAGTGTCTTGAAAAGATTTACCCCTATAAACAAACGAGatattaacaaaaacaaagaatcccTTCTAGAGTGAAAAGAATCATGAAAGTGCTGAATTATATTTCTATGATTGGTACTTGGCATTAGTAATTTATTACCACCATTCAGCCAGCCAGAGGGGCCCTGGACTGAAATGCAATTCCTGGCCcatttttgttcttcttcagAGTATTCTGGCCCAGTTCTATGTATGCTGACCAGCACATCCATAAGCTTCATTGGCCCTTTCAGTGCAGGGGCCTTGGCTGTGGCATCTACAAGGGCATTTCCTTTTACATGGTCAGTCTCTCTTTTGATGTCCTCTGCAATTAATTATAGTCACTTTTTGGCAGCAAAGCAGCATTCTAACAAGCTCAAAATCTGAATGATGTTGTATGGAAAAGCCCTTGGGGGTCAGGAGTCCCTACCCATTCCAAACTGCAGCATAAGCATGAAGCACTAAAAAAATCATACTTGGAATCAGtgtaaatgttaacttttaaatcCTTTCCCAACTGTAGGGGCCTAGTAAGTTCAATTAACTCAGGTTTTTGAGCTGAGGTAGAGGCCAGCAAGGCTTGTGCCTTGACTCTCTTGTGCTGACTAATAATAGCATATCTAGCCCTCCTGTTTTCCTGATGCATAAAACAACTTGCATCTGTTAACCACTCTTCTTTGGGATGGTCAAGGGATTCATCTCTCTTAAGTCTGGCCTCCTAGAGtaaatttatttcataatctgtgacatgctttggctgtgtccccagtcaaatcttatcttgaactgtagctcccatcaTTCCCCTATATCGTGGGAGGGACCGagtgggaggtaatcgaatcaggggatgggtctttcctatgctgttcttgtgacagtgaataagcctcatgagatcggaggtttatttatttatttatttttgagacgtagtcttgctccattgctcaggctggagtgcagtagcatgatctcggctgactgcaacctctgactcctgggttcaagtgattctcctgtctcagcctcctgagtagctgggattacaggcgcccaccatcatgcctgtctAATCTTTAatatagatgaggtttcaccatgttggccaggctggcctcgatctcctcacctcaggtcatccactgccttggcctcccaaagtgctggcattacagctGATggtttataaaggggagtttcgcTACACAagctcttttgcctgctgccatgtaagagatgtgactttgctcctcatttgccttctgccatgagtgtgaggcctccccaaccatgtgcaactgtgagtcaattaaacctctttctttaaatataaattattcagccttagatatgtctttattagcagcatgagaatagactaatacaacgTGTATGCCAGAAAGGCTAGGAGCACCTGTGGACTCTGGCAGATAGGTAGCTGCGTTTATGGTTTGGCAGGCTTTAAGGGTTACATCTGGAGTGTCTAGCAATAAGGCCTGATGCTTTCATAAATATTCTCCTATTATCCACTGGTGCCCTTTAGCTTCTAGGACCACCTTCCCTTGGTGTGGGGTCAAAAACCTGTAGGTGCTGTTCTAATGTTAGTTTATTAACTTTGCCTACTAGAAAAGTGGTAGCAGCAATAGCTCTAAGACATCAAGGCCACCCTGAGGCCACCTGGTCTATCTGCTTAGAAAATTAGGCTACTGGCCTTGGAATGTCCCCCAGTTTTGGGACAAGATTACCCAAGGCCTATGCCTTGCTTTTTGGctacataaaggaaaaaatgcttCATCTAACTTGGGGACTCCCACGGCTGCAGCAGAGCCCAATTTCTCCTTGAGAGTAATGAAGGTTTGCTTGCAGTTCTAATTACATTCTAGGAGTTCTAAATCTTTCCCTTTAGTGTATCATATAAAGACTTGGCTACATATCCAAATCTGGGTACCCATAAACAGCAGTACCCAGCCATCTCCTTAAAAAGCCCACAGTCATTTGTTGGGCTGGGACCCTTGGATgactaaaataacttttatcttcTAGGGATGTTGATCAGTTCTAGAGGTTAAGATAGATTccaaatatttaagtctttgagtCAAAATCTGTGCCCTGTATGGTGATACCATGTATCTGCAAGTTCCCAGAAAATTTACCAACTTAACAGTATtattatttgagtcttctttagTTGAGCTAGCAATGAGCAAGTCACCTACATACTAATAATTTTGTCCCTTTCCAACTGTAGATTTCTTAAGTCCTTAGCTAGAGCATTTTCAAATAAGTGGGGGCTATCCCAGAACCCTTCAGAGATGACTGTCCACGTTAGTTTTGAGGCTGAATGTGTATCTGGATCAGTCCATTCAAAGGCAAACATATTATGAATCTGGATGCAATAAGATGCAGAAAAATCCATCTTTCAGATTTAAGAATGTAAACCAGCTTGCATCCCCTGAGACTTGGTAAGTATTGGGGACAATGAGTTGTATAGAGACaactgcatttattttaatgctctAAGGTTTCTGACAAATCTGTACTTGCCATTAGGCTTTTCATCTGGTGACGTGCAAGTATTGTAAGGAGACTCTCATGGCTTTAGTAACTCATGTCATTAGGCTTTTCATCTGGTGATGTGCAAGTATTGTAAGGAGACTCTCGCGGCCTTAGTAACTCATGCCATTAGGCTTTTCATCTGGTGACGTGCGAGTATTGTAAGGAGA
This genomic window contains:
- the LOC112625181 gene encoding tubulin beta-8 chain-like, coding for MREIVLTQAGQCRNQIGAKFWEVISDEHAIDSAGTYHGDSRLQLERVHMYYNEACGGRYVPRTVLVDLEPGTLDSVRSGPFGQIFRPDSFIFGELWVRTGVRFLSRSKSRSAPRSLPWELWSQGPRTPSYPPSR